The Arcanobacterium wilhelmae region CCGGCGCTCGATTGGCGAACCGCTTTGGAAGAGCTGGCTCGCGCACGGGGGATTCCTGGCGAGCTTTCGTACGAGATCGTGGGCTCGGGCCCGGATCATGCTCGTTCCTATGAGGCGCACGTATTCCTCGGCGGCGTGGAGTACGGGGTGGGGACGGCTTCCAGCCAGAAGATGGCGAAGCTCGCGGCGTGCGAGAACGCCTACCATTCGATTCAGGGTTGAAAGTTCGCTCATAGGCTAGGCCTCGCCAGCGCGGACAATCACGCGAATGTGAGGTAGATTATTTTCTCGTAGAGGTGTGGGCCGTTCGGCCCGGCTTGTAAGAAAAGGTGAAACGTGGATAAAACGAACGTGACAGTGATGATTATCGACGACCACGAGGTGGTTCGCCGCGGCATCGCAGAGGTTGTGGAACGTGCGGACGGGCTCACTGTGGTGGCCGAAGCTGGCACGGTGGCTGAGGCGGTTCGCCGCGCAGAGCTGATGCACCCGCAAGTTGCGCTCGTGGATCTTCGCCTTCCGGACGGCACAGGTATCGATATTTTGCGCAAGTTTGCTGAAGTTGCGCCCGACGTCGCCCCGATCATCCTCACCTCCTTCGACGACGACGACGCTCTCGCCGAGGCGCTCGCCGCGGGCGCACGTGCGTACCTGCTCAAGTCGGTGCGTGGCGCCGAGATCACTGAGGTGATCCGCGCTGTTGCTGAGGGGCGTGTGCTCCTTGACGATCGCACGATTACTCGCCACCGCGAAGACCACGACGATCCGACGGTTGATCTGACGCCGTCGGAGCGCCGCGTCCTCGAGCTGATTGGCGATGGCCTGTCCAACCGCGAGATTGGCGACAAACTCGGCGTTGCGGAGAAGACGGTGAAGAACCACATCACGTCGCTGTTGGCGAAGATGGGCATGAAGCGCCGCACGCAGGTGGCCGCCTGGGTGGCCGGCCAGCGAGCCGCCGGTTGGCGCAACCAGAATTAGAGCGTTCATCAAACCAACCTATTACCTCCTCTGTGCTCCAGCTACAGTTTCGTAGCTGGGGGCACACTTCATCGCGAGCACTGGGCGGAGGCTGTGGCGATGTATCACGGGGTAGATGAAACTCGGCGTTTCGTGGCACGGAGTTTCTTAGGTGTCGCTAAAAGTTTCGAACTGAGTTTAGTAATTCTGGATGGTGGGAGGACTGGGGAACTGCGAGAATGGGCCCTTGTTGAACGTGATACTGCACTCCGGAAACGTATGTCATTACTCACTCGATATTCGTTCGCATTAGCTTGTCTCGAAAAATTGCGATCGCTATGATTGTGATTGCTCGCAAAGATGCGAGTGATTCCCACATTGAAAGAAGATAGTGCAATGAAAAAAAGAATCTTGGCGTTTTTCTGGTTGCCTTGAGTATTTTCACTGGTGCAGGTGCGGCGGTTGCTAACGCCGACACGACCCGCATCGGTGGCGATCTCAATACTTCTGGGGCTCTTGTCAAATATGACTACACCAGAACACACACGTTCAACGGCCCGATTACAATCGACATTGACGATATGCCATCAACATATCTGCGGTTGGGTCTGCGGAACATGAAAATTGCAGGCGGCCCACAGTTTGGCCAGAGCATCCAGTGGAATTCTGTTGGACGACACTCGTGGACAGGTGTCCGCAAGGGGACGCGTTTTGCTCTCCAAGGCCGCATGGGGGCTACCTGGTTCTGGCAGCGGGACAACCACTGGGGCGGAACGATTACCTACTGAGTGAGTACAATGAAATCAAAAATGAGCATATTGCTCGTTGGCTCGATGGTGGCTTCTGTGGGACTGGTGGCGTGCGGAACGCACGGCACGGAACAATCACAGGATCCACCTGAAAGCCAATCAGCGCCGCTAGTCGTAGTCGAGAAACGCGATATCGCTCCGACAATTTCACAATCCGGTGCAATCGAAAATTTGGCACCTTACGTGGTTCTGGCCCCGAACGCTGGCAGCGTCGATTCTCTCCTTGATGCTGGTACCACTGTGAAAAAAGGCCAACGAATCGCGGTGATAGCGGGAACCGAAGTTGTCGCGCCAACTGACGGGCGGGTAACAAAAACGGTGCGAAGCGGTGCTAACGTTCCAGCAGGGTTTTCAATAGCGGTTGTGGAGTCTGAGGCTTTTTCGATCCCTGTTGAATCGAAGTTGCTCAAGCACCAGTTTTCCTCTGGCGCGCAATTTTCTGGCCGCTTCCAGATTGAGGATGGAGTGGGTCCGAGCAAATGTGAAGCTGTGGTATTTCGTGAGGATTCGCGCGGAGGCAGCGAGAATGAAGGTGGATCGGGACCGGGAACCGCTGCGGCTCCGGGCCGCGCATCGTCAACTTTGCAATGTGTGATCCCTCGCAATGAGAACGTGTTTCCTGGTAGCTTGGCCACCGCTGTTCTTGTAGCGAAGACCCGTCAACAGGTCTTGGCATTGCCGGTAGAAGCTGTGGCAGGTCGTCAAGGTCATGGCGAGGTAATCGTTCATCGCGACAAAACGAAGGAGCGAGTGGCAGTTTCTCTCGGTGTCAATGATGGTGCATGGATTGAGCTGACATCTGGAGTAAAAGAAGGCGAGCAGGTCGAATCGCTTGCACCGAAACTAGATCCAGTGGGCAAACAGTGACACTTATTTCATTGACAGACTTAAGTGCGAACGTACAGTTGCCTGATGGGAAGTTACTGACCACCGTCGATCGCGTGAATCTCGAAATCGAGGAAGGGCATTCGTACTCGATCATGGGCCGTTCCGGATCGGGAAAAACATCGTTAATCTCGATCATCGGGATGTTGAATATGAGGGTTGAAGGCGGATACCACTATCACGGGCGGAATGTTCGTGATCTATCTGATCGTGAACGGGCGAAGCTACGAGCAGACAAAATTGGATTCGTTTTCCAAAACTACTCATTGATTGCGCACATGCGTGTTTGGGAGAATGTCGCGCTACCGCTGATGTACGCAAAATCCGTGCCGCGTACAGAACTACGTCCGCGTGCGCTCGAAGCTCTTGAAGAAGTCGGTTTAGCAAAACGTGCTCACGACTATCCCTCGAGGCTTTCGGGTGGAGAGCAACAGCGTGTCGCTATCGCTCGAGCCTTGGTATCCGATCCGGAACTGATGATTTGTGACGAGCCAACTGGTGCATTGGACCGCTCGACAGGAGATCGGGTGATGGAAACTTTACTGACTCTGATCTCAGAGAAAAGTGTCACCCTTGTGATGGTCACCCATGATCGAGAGATTGCACGCATGTGTGAAAACCAGCTCGTCATGGATGTAGGGAGAGTGCGTCATGTTTAGGATGGTGCTCCAAGATATTCGAACTTCTCGTTTACGTACATCGATCACGGCGTTTTCGATTTTCATTGGAGTAATCGCTGTAGTGTTCTCGGTCCTCATTGGGACGATGGGAAAGAGCTACCTCGAATCCACGATTGCGCAGAAATCCGGACGTTCGGTGACGTATAAAGCTGATCTCACTGATGCTTCTTTGACTACTACAGCGCTCGCTCGGCTTGATCAGCGTGTCACGGCCATGAAAGGAATTGACGGAACAATCGTCATCGAGATGCCCGATACTTTGATGAGCCTGGTTCCCGGAAAGTCACAGAATTCAGACGAAGCAGCTACGGTGAACGGTCACGATACACATTCGGCGCATGTAGTTTTTACCGATCCGGAATACTCAACAGTGTATTCGGTACCGATGGACCGAGGCCAATGGTTCCAGCGGACGGATGCTCCTACGGCTGCTTCGATAATCGTCAATAAAAAACTTGCCCAAGATTTGAAAGGTGCTCAGACCGTCTCAGCTTATATTGGGAATTTACGGACGCCGATGATGATGCGGATACAGGGCGTTGTCAACGATGGGGAAATGGATGAGGCGAAAGTGTATCTTCGACACGATCAAGCCCAAACATTCTTCCGAGGGCTTGCCGAGCAAGGCAGTGTCTCACTCCGCCTTCATCCGCGCAGCGAGGGTATGAGTCAAGAAGAGGTTCGCAGTCGCGCCGCTGATATTGTTTTCGATATTTTTGGTGATCAAAAGTTTGAGTTTGTGACGACCAATGACGGAAACCAGTTCGTAGGCGTGATTGAGTTCTTGCAACTCGCCTTCCTCCTGGTATCTGCCGTGATCCTTTTCGTCTCGATGTTGGGTTTGCTCAACATCAGTATCGCGTCGACGGAACAGAAAACTCGTGAGCTCTTGATTCGACGCGCGGTTGGGGCCTCCCGAGGTTCCATTTTTGTCCTCGTGCTGTCCTCGATTGTACTTCTGACCGTGGCGGTATCGATCCTCGCCGTGGGGATCAGTGTGGTCATTGTTCAGTTTCTTCCGCTCCTTGTCCCTCACGATTCTCCAATTGATATCCCCGGGTATCCGTACACCGCTGCGATTGCCGGGATCGGTAGCGCCGTAGTGACAGGGCTACTCGCCGGACTAATTCCTGCTTACCAAGCGGCCCGCCTAGAGCCAGCTCTTGTTCTTCGATGACCCTCATGTGAAAGGAATAAGATGATGAAAAAGATGAGTCAAGTATTGTGTGTTTGTGTAGCTCTTGCTCTGGTGGGCGGATGTGGCACGAAAAGCACAACATCCCAGGAAACTTCAGGAAAAACATTTATCACTCATACAGAGCTTGAACAAGAATATCGTGATTCCATCAAAAAGCTGGAGTTTCCGAAGGGCTTTAAAGTCCCGCAACAAACCACTGAAGAAATAGATGCAACATTCCAACGCGGATATGGCAACACCGTTGCTTCGTATACATGGCAATGTGCATGGCAAAAAGAATGGCTGGAACGATATGCTTCCGATTCTGATCGAGCAAATCGGGCACTGAAAGTCTTGGAAAAGGCGCCGTCGATGCCCTACCTCGATAAAGCGCATGCCGACGATGCGACGCGGCGGATATTCAAAGAGAATATTGATAAAGCAAAACTTGGAGATCCATCGGGAATTCAAGAGGATGTGAGTGCCAATTGTAAGTAAGTGCCACAGAATCTGTCATTCCTTTAGCGCAGCGGTACGCTCCAGCGCATGACCGTACCTTTCGCGCCTTCACGGGGGCCAAGTGAAAACTCTCCGCGGTGTCTGCGTGCGCGCGCCGCCAGGTTTGAGGTGCCCGAGCGTCGGCCGAGCGTCGGGGTGATGCCATCACCGTCGTCGGCGACTTCCACCACCAGTTCGTCAGGGGAGGTGTCCACGTGAACAGAAACGGAAGATGCGTGCGCGTGGCGGGCTGCATTGGACAGACCTTCGCGGACAACTGCGACGACGTCGTCGGCGATATCGGCGCCGACGGCGTCGTCGATCAGTGTCATCTCGTTCTCTGTTTCGAACGGCTCGCCGTTCCACGTGATGATGAGCGAGGGTGCGAAGCCAAGGAGCTCGCGCGCCTTTGAAGCTTCGTCCGCAAGGCGCGGCGCCACCGCGGCCGAGGACTCAGAATCGCGCAGGCGGCGCACAATCGCACGGATCTGCGAGACCGAATCGTCAATCGCCTTGATCGCGTGGTTGAGAGAATCGAACACCTCAGCGGGCAGATCGCGCTGCTCGAGATCTTCCTTCACCGCAGTGATATGCATGCCGGAGGCGAACAGCTGCTGGATCGCGAGATCATGCAGATCGCGCGAGATGCGCGAGCGCTGATCGAGCTCAGCGGCAAGCTCAGAGGCGAACCGTGCCTCCGCCAGCTCGAGCGCGATCGCGGCCTGCTTCGCTGCACTCTCGCCCATCGCCAAATCGTGGAGGTTGAACTCTTTCTTCCCCGGGCGGCGCAGCAAAATAATCACGCCCTTACCAGAACCCTTCGCGATCAGCGGCGCGTAGAGAGCCGGCCCCCACTGGCGCATCTGGTCCAGGCGAATCGTGCGCAGGCGCTGCATCGAATCGATCACCATGCCCGACTGCTCCGAGATCGTCGTTTGCGCACGCCCGTTCGGCGGGAACTCGACTCCAAGCAGATCGCCTGCATCGCCGTCGACAATCTCGCCCACCCACGTGTTGTTAATCGAGGGGAGCACCATCACGGCCGCGTCGGCCTCGGCCGCCAGGCGCATCTCGTGCGTGATTACCTCAAGTGCTTCGTCCTCGTCCGTACCTTCGAGGAGTGCGGACACAATATGTTGGGTGGCGTTGAGCCAGCCTGCACGGTTGCGGGCCTGTGCGTACAGGCGCGAGTTGGTGACGGCGATCGCCGCGGCCCGCGCGAGAAGGCGCATGTTCGCACCGTCGTCGTCGGTAAAACCGCCCGGTTTGTTTGTCAGGTACAAGCGCCCCCATACCTGCTGATCGATCGGAATCGACACACCGAGGAACGAGTTGAGCGGCGGATGCTCGGGCTTGTGAGGCTTGCGTGGTTCGGGCGGCAGATCGTTGTCGATCAAGTATCCGAACGGTGGGACACGATGGAAAAGGCCGTGGCCGCGCGGCGGGCGGCCAAGTGCTTTTGCGGTTTCCTCATCGAGCCCGGATTGGAAAAACTCCATCGTTTCGCCGTGCGAATCGAGCACGGAGATAGCGGAAAACTCGGCGCCGGTGAGCATACGCGCGGAATCGGCAAGGTAGTGGAGAGCCTTGTCGCGCTCCAGATTGCCTGTGAGGGCGAGCGCCTCGGTAATAACATCCATCAAGCTCATTGTTCACCTTCCTGCGCCAGCGCCCACGCGTACGCCTCATTTGACGCGGCGAGCTCAGCATGTGTGCCGCTTGCCACCACGCGCGCTATCCCGTCCACAGTACCAAGAACGATCACGCGATCGGCGGCCGCCAGCGCGGAGAGATGGTGAGTGACGAGCACGACTGCTCGTTCGCCGTCACCTGCGTGGAGCAAGTCCGCGATCAGTCGGTCCGCAGTTATAGGATCGAGGTGTTCGCCCGGTTCGTCGAGGAGCAAGAAATCGGCGGTCGAGGCGAGCGCGCGTGCCAGGAGTAGGCGACGTCTCTCTCCGCCCGACATCGTCGTGGCATCCGAGCCGAGTTGCGTTGCGAGGCCGTGCGGGAGCTGAGCGAGCCAATCGCCCAGGCCTGCGCGTTCGAGGAGCTCTCGCGCTTCGGCGTCGGTCACGTTCCCGCGGCCCACGCGTACGTTTTCGAGGACCGACGTGGCGAAGACGTGGGCGTCTTCTGCCGTGAGGATAAGTGTTTTGGAGACGTCGGCGCGCTCAAGTTCGCTGACCTCACGCCCGTCAAGCCGCACCGAACCCGTGTGTGGGGCGATGAGCCCGGCAAGCGTTGAGAGGAGAGTAGATTTTCCGATTCCGGAGGCGCCGACGATCGCGAGCGATTCTCCGCGGCGCACCTCCAGCGAGCCGATATACCCGACGTCGGGGCCACCGGGCCAGCCGATCGTGAGGTTGTTGGCGAGCAGGCCGGTGCCGTCGGGCTCGGCTGCGCGTTCGGCGTGCGCAGCGGCGACGTCGGCGCTGGGGGCG contains the following coding sequences:
- a CDS encoding GAF domain-containing sensor histidine kinase, with the translated sequence MSLMDVITEALALTGNLERDKALHYLADSARMLTGAEFSAISVLDSHGETMEFFQSGLDEETAKALGRPPRGHGLFHRVPPFGYLIDNDLPPEPRKPHKPEHPPLNSFLGVSIPIDQQVWGRLYLTNKPGGFTDDDGANMRLLARAAAIAVTNSRLYAQARNRAGWLNATQHIVSALLEGTDEDEALEVITHEMRLAAEADAAVMVLPSINNTWVGEIVDGDAGDLLGVEFPPNGRAQTTISEQSGMVIDSMQRLRTIRLDQMRQWGPALYAPLIAKGSGKGVIILLRRPGKKEFNLHDLAMGESAAKQAAIALELAEARFASELAAELDQRSRISRDLHDLAIQQLFASGMHITAVKEDLEQRDLPAEVFDSLNHAIKAIDDSVSQIRAIVRRLRDSESSAAVAPRLADEASKARELLGFAPSLIITWNGEPFETENEMTLIDDAVGADIADDVVAVVREGLSNAARHAHASSVSVHVDTSPDELVVEVADDGDGITPTLGRRSGTSNLAARARRHRGEFSLGPREGAKGTVMRWSVPLR
- a CDS encoding ABC transporter permease, which produces MFRMVLQDIRTSRLRTSITAFSIFIGVIAVVFSVLIGTMGKSYLESTIAQKSGRSVTYKADLTDASLTTTALARLDQRVTAMKGIDGTIVIEMPDTLMSLVPGKSQNSDEAATVNGHDTHSAHVVFTDPEYSTVYSVPMDRGQWFQRTDAPTAASIIVNKKLAQDLKGAQTVSAYIGNLRTPMMMRIQGVVNDGEMDEAKVYLRHDQAQTFFRGLAEQGSVSLRLHPRSEGMSQEEVRSRAADIVFDIFGDQKFEFVTTNDGNQFVGVIEFLQLAFLLVSAVILFVSMLGLLNISIASTEQKTRELLIRRAVGASRGSIFVLVLSSIVLLTVAVSILAVGISVVIVQFLPLLVPHDSPIDIPGYPYTAAIAGIGSAVVTGLLAGLIPAYQAARLEPALVLR
- a CDS encoding ABC transporter ATP-binding protein; protein product: MNLEIEEGHSYSIMGRSGSGKTSLISIIGMLNMRVEGGYHYHGRNVRDLSDRERAKLRADKIGFVFQNYSLIAHMRVWENVALPLMYAKSVPRTELRPRALEALEEVGLAKRAHDYPSRLSGGEQQRVAIARALVSDPELMICDEPTGALDRSTGDRVMETLLTLISEKSVTLVMVTHDREIARMCENQLVMDVGRVRHV
- a CDS encoding response regulator; the protein is MIIDDHEVVRRGIAEVVERADGLTVVAEAGTVAEAVRRAELMHPQVALVDLRLPDGTGIDILRKFAEVAPDVAPIILTSFDDDDALAEALAAGARAYLLKSVRGAEITEVIRAVAEGRVLLDDRTITRHREDHDDPTVDLTPSERRVLELIGDGLSNREIGDKLGVAEKTVKNHITSLLAKMGMKRRTQVAAWVAGQRAAGWRNQN